The nucleotide sequence CCTGAACCTGGCGGTGAGCCAGGTGGCGGTGGTGTTCCCCTTCATTTTGCAGGCGCCGCGCTTTTTCAGCGGCGCCATCAAGCTGGGCGATGTCATGCAGACCTCGCAGGCCTTCGGCCAGGTGCAGGATGCGCTGTCGTTCTTCCGCACCTCGTACGACGCCTTCGCGCAGTACCGCGCCACGCTGACCCGGCTGGACGGCTTCCAGGACGCCAACCGGCAGGCACGCAAGCTGCCCGGCATGCGCATCGACACCCTGGCCGATGGGCTGCGCATCGAAGGCATGACCGTGCAGCGCCCCGACGGCCAGGTGCTGCTGCAAGACCTGCACCTGCAGCTGGCGCCCGGGCAGGCCCTGCTGATCAAGGGCCCGTCGGGCAGCGGCAAGACCACCCTGCTGCGCGGCCTGGCCGGGCTGTGGCCGTACGCGCAGGGCCAGGTGCGGCGCCCCGTGGGCGGCCAGGCATTGTTCCTGTCGCAGCGCCCCTATCTGCCGCTGGGCGACCTGCGCACCGCCATCGCCTACCCCGCCACGGCCACCCCGGCCGACGACGCGCGCCTGCAAGACGTGCTGCGGCAGACACAGCTGGGGCACCTGGCGGGCGCGCTGGACCAGACCGGCGACTGGTCGCGCATTCTGTCGCTGGGCGAACAGCAGCGCCTGGCCTTCGCGCGCGTGCTGTTCAACCGGCCGGCCATCGTGTTCATGGACGAAGCCACCTCGGCCACCGACGAAGGGCTGGAACACGCGCTATACGGCCTGCTGCGCAGCCAGCTGCCCGACTGCATGATCGTCAGCGTGGGGCATCGCAGCACGCTGGATGCCTTCCATGACATGGGCGTCAGCCTGGACGGCCAGGCGGGCTGGAAGCTGGCCAGCATTCCTGCCGCGCCGCTGGCCGCGGCATAAGGCGGCCGGCACGCGGCGCCCCGGCCGTGGCGGGTCAGCCTTGGCGCAGCGGAAACGTCATGTCCCCATAACGCACAAAGCGCGATCCGCGCGACAGCCGATAGCCCGCCCAGATCAGCAGGAATACGGGAATGCCAATATACGTGGCCCCGGCGCCCACCCAGTCGATGCGGTCTTGCAGAAAGGCCTGGTAGTTCTGGCCCAGCGTGATGACCAGGCACAGCACGAAAGCGAAAATCGGCCCGAACGGAAAAAACGGCGATACATAAGGCAGGTCGGCCAGCCGGTTGCCCTGCGCCACATAGCCGCGGCGAAAGCGATAATGGCTGATGGCGATGCCCAGCCATGCAATGAAGCCCGTCATGCCCGACGTATTCAGCAGCCAGATATAGACCTGGTTAGGGCTGAACACAAACGACAGAAAGCACAGCGCGGCCAGCGCGGTGGTGGCCAGCAGGGCCAGCACCGGCACGCCGCTGGCCGACACCCGCCCGAACACCGCCGGCGCCTTGCCTTCGCGCGCCAGCGCGTACAGCATGCGGGTGGCCGCGTACATGCCGGAATTGCCTGCCGACAGCACCGAGGTCAGCACCACCGCATTCATCACCGACGCGGCCGCCAGCAGGCCGGCCCGGTCGAAAATCAGCGCGAACGGGCTGACACTGATGTCGGTAACGTCGTTGCGCAGCAGCTGCGGGTCGGTATAGGGGATAAGCAGGCCGATCACGCCGATGGCCAGCACGTAAAACAGCAGAATGCGCCAGAACACCTGGCGCACCGCGCGCGGAATATTGCGCGCCGGGTCTTTGGATTCGCCGGCGGCAATGCCGATCAGTTCGGTGCCCTGGAAAGAAAAGCCCACCACCATCGCCACGCCGATCAGCGCGGCGAACCCGCCGGCAAAAGGCGCGTCGCCCACCGTCCAGTTCTGCCAGCCGCCGGTTTCGCCGCCGCGGATAATGCCCAGCAGCATCAGCACGCCCAGGGCAATGAACGCCAGCACGGCAATTACCTTGATCAGCGCGAACCAGAATTCCGCCTCGCCGAAGCCGCGCGCCGACAAGGCATTCAGGCCGAAGGTAATGGCCAGGAACAGCGCGCTCCAGTACACGCCCGGCACATCGGGAAACCAGTAAGCCATGACCAGCTGCGCCGCCACCAGGTCCACGGCCACCGTCACCGCCCAGTTGTACCAGTAGTTCCAGCCCAGCGCGAAACCGAAGCCCGGCTCGACATAGCGCGAGCCATA is from Bordetella petrii and encodes:
- a CDS encoding ABC transporter ATP-binding protein/permease; translated protein: MDLNWHQQLGSSLLWLLGSFAIAGLASAALVWALAHGTAWGRQFWRLAWPYLTPRRSWRPLGSLVLQLLLTLAAVRMTVLFSYWYKGFYDALQALNMAAFWTMLVIFGVLATVHVARALVDYYVGQAFEIDWRTWLNTHLTHDWLAGNAYYRGQFLDHPIDNPDQRIELDIASFVTGSRTLALGAVSAVVSLVEFTAILWHLSGPLQLGSLEVPRAMVLLVYLYVIVATLLAFKVGRPLIGLNFLSEQLTANFRYALVRLRENAENVAFYQGAEVERQTLGTRFAAYIGNLWALIRRTLKFSGLNLAVSQVAVVFPFILQAPRFFSGAIKLGDVMQTSQAFGQVQDALSFFRTSYDAFAQYRATLTRLDGFQDANRQARKLPGMRIDTLADGLRIEGMTVQRPDGQVLLQDLHLQLAPGQALLIKGPSGSGKTTLLRGLAGLWPYAQGQVRRPVGGQALFLSQRPYLPLGDLRTAIAYPATATPADDARLQDVLRQTQLGHLAGALDQTGDWSRILSLGEQQRLAFARVLFNRPAIVFMDEATSATDEGLEHALYGLLRSQLPDCMIVSVGHRSTLDAFHDMGVSLDGQAGWKLASIPAAPLAAA
- a CDS encoding amino acid permease, whose protein sequence is MPSKDVSTPGGLRRTLASRHLSMIAVGGSIGTGLFVASGNTIAQAGPGGALLGYALIGLMVYFLMTSLGELAAAMPVAGSFSTYGSRYVEPGFGFALGWNYWYNWAVTVAVDLVAAQLVMAYWFPDVPGVYWSALFLAITFGLNALSARGFGEAEFWFALIKVIAVLAFIALGVLMLLGIIRGGETGGWQNWTVGDAPFAGGFAALIGVAMVVGFSFQGTELIGIAAGESKDPARNIPRAVRQVFWRILLFYVLAIGVIGLLIPYTDPQLLRNDVTDISVSPFALIFDRAGLLAAASVMNAVVLTSVLSAGNSGMYAATRMLYALAREGKAPAVFGRVSASGVPVLALLATTALAALCFLSFVFSPNQVYIWLLNTSGMTGFIAWLGIAISHYRFRRGYVAQGNRLADLPYVSPFFPFGPIFAFVLCLVITLGQNYQAFLQDRIDWVGAGATYIGIPVFLLIWAGYRLSRGSRFVRYGDMTFPLRQG